A genomic region of Deltaproteobacteria bacterium contains the following coding sequences:
- a CDS encoding LpxI family protein produces MNPSHAMTVGLVAGEGELPIAVAEALERTGARLTVVALKGLASPGITACGRDVAWVPLGHLQALVDALRAGGAGDVVLMGRVHIRNIFNPSLFDRRLAGLLAALPDRRGSAILGALVRDLEGEGFRVISGLEAAPELAVEEGNIGGPGISSPQMDDILFGWPMAREVATLDIGQTIIVRGRSVVAVEGMEGTDKAIIRAGELAGGQLVVVKVAGSRHDFRFDVPTVGPRTIRSLVQAGGGAMAIEAGKCFLIRKDEVADLCNKHGISLVGIGDEFSERDQ; encoded by the coding sequence TTGAACCCAAGCCACGCCATGACGGTGGGACTGGTCGCCGGGGAGGGGGAACTGCCCATCGCCGTGGCCGAGGCCCTCGAAAGAACAGGGGCTCGACTGACTGTTGTCGCTCTTAAGGGCCTTGCCTCGCCGGGAATTACCGCTTGCGGCAGGGATGTGGCCTGGGTGCCATTGGGCCATCTTCAGGCGCTGGTCGACGCGCTCAGAGCAGGTGGCGCAGGCGATGTCGTCCTGATGGGGCGTGTGCACATAAGAAACATCTTTAATCCTTCTCTGTTCGACAGGAGGCTCGCCGGCCTTTTAGCCGCCCTTCCAGACCGGCGGGGCAGCGCCATCCTGGGGGCGCTTGTTCGCGACCTGGAGGGGGAGGGTTTCAGAGTGATCTCCGGTCTGGAGGCCGCGCCGGAACTTGCTGTTGAGGAGGGGAACATCGGCGGGCCGGGAATTTCGTCTCCCCAGATGGATGACATCCTTTTCGGGTGGCCCATGGCCAGAGAGGTCGCCACACTGGACATTGGCCAGACCATCATTGTCAGGGGACGGTCGGTGGTTGCCGTGGAAGGAATGGAGGGGACCGATAAGGCCATTATCCGCGCGGGTGAGCTGGCCGGGGGTCAGCTTGTGGTTGTAAAGGTCGCCGGTTCGCGGCACGATTTCCGCTTTGATGTGCCGACGGTGGGACCCCGCACGATCCGGTCTCTTGTACAGGCGGGCGGTGGAGCCATGGCAATCGAGGCGGGGAAATGTTTCCTCATCAGGAAGGATGAGGTTGCGGACCTCTGTAATAAGCATGGAATTTCCCTCGTGGGAATTGGGGATGAATTTTCGGAAAGGGACCAGTGA
- a CDS encoding ATP-binding cassette domain-containing protein — MDTEVKQRLSKSFRIYMRILRYVKPYTGKLVIASIAMLGVAATTAASALLIKNILDDVFIRKDKQMLVLIPVAIILLYLFKGICRYFRTFLMSSAGIQMIRDIRNDLYAHLHNMSMSYFTRTPTGVLMARVTYDVSMIQGAVTDALTGVVRDIFTIAALAGVVMYRNSMLGIVALLGTPLAFYPLIHFGRKMKKSSRTSQEEMGELSKLMQEKISGVGLVKASGTEDEELLRFKDDNERLVRTFIKIQRIRAMSSPVMEFIGALSIAVIVWVGGLMVMRDQMTVGEFFSFLTALMMLYEPVKHISSVNNIIQQGLAAAERVFEVMDMNPEVKDADDAVDLPRSLGRIRFDNVSFRYETEWVLRNINLDIEPGMKLAIVGTSGGGKTTLASLIPRFYDVTEGFLTIDGYDVRSVTQKSLRRQISVVSQDVVLFNDTIRNNVCYGVEDVSDATLTRAMETAYAHDFVASLPDGYETVIGERGTRLSGGERQRLSMARAIVKDSPILILDEATSSLDTESEYLVQKAIENLVVGRTTLIIAHRISTVKNADMIVVISQGRIVESGRHHDLIKLGGEYSRLYSLLVDDHPR, encoded by the coding sequence ATGGATACTGAAGTGAAACAACGCCTTTCAAAATCGTTCCGGATCTACATGCGCATCCTGCGTTATGTAAAGCCCTACACCGGGAAACTCGTCATCGCGTCCATCGCCATGTTGGGGGTTGCAGCGACAACCGCAGCGTCCGCCCTGCTTATCAAGAACATCCTTGACGACGTTTTTATTCGCAAGGATAAGCAGATGCTGGTCCTGATACCGGTGGCGATAATCCTCCTGTACCTGTTTAAAGGGATATGCCGATATTTCAGGACATTTCTGATGAGCTCGGCCGGTATTCAGATGATACGGGATATACGGAACGACCTCTACGCACACCTTCACAATATGTCCATGTCCTACTTCACGAGGACTCCAACCGGCGTGCTCATGGCACGGGTGACCTACGACGTGTCCATGATCCAGGGAGCGGTGACGGATGCGCTGACCGGAGTTGTTCGCGATATTTTCACCATCGCCGCGCTTGCCGGTGTCGTAATGTACCGGAATTCCATGCTGGGGATCGTGGCTTTGCTTGGAACGCCTCTCGCCTTCTATCCCCTTATCCACTTCGGCCGGAAGATGAAAAAGAGCAGTCGGACAAGCCAGGAAGAGATGGGAGAGTTGAGCAAGCTCATGCAGGAGAAGATATCCGGGGTCGGGCTTGTAAAGGCATCCGGTACCGAGGATGAAGAACTGCTGCGCTTCAAGGATGACAACGAACGCCTCGTCAGGACCTTTATCAAGATCCAGCGCATAAGGGCCATGTCGAGTCCGGTCATGGAGTTTATCGGCGCCCTGTCCATCGCTGTCATAGTTTGGGTCGGTGGATTGATGGTGATGAGGGACCAGATGACCGTGGGCGAGTTCTTCTCCTTCCTCACAGCGCTCATGATGCTCTACGAGCCGGTCAAACACATCAGTTCCGTAAACAACATAATCCAGCAGGGCCTGGCCGCCGCCGAGAGGGTTTTCGAGGTCATGGATATGAACCCGGAAGTGAAAGATGCTGATGACGCTGTGGATTTGCCCAGAAGCCTTGGGAGAATCCGTTTTGACAACGTCTCATTTCGTTACGAGACCGAATGGGTTCTCAGAAACATCAACCTTGATATCGAACCCGGGATGAAACTGGCCATCGTGGGAACGAGCGGCGGCGGTAAAACTACTCTGGCGAGCCTTATCCCGAGATTTTATGATGTCACCGAGGGTTTCCTGACCATAGACGGATACGACGTGCGCAGCGTTACCCAGAAAAGCCTGAGACGCCAGATCAGCGTGGTGTCCCAGGATGTGGTGCTCTTCAACGACACAATCCGCAACAATGTCTGTTACGGGGTGGAGGACGTCAGTGACGCGACACTGACGCGGGCCATGGAGACCGCCTACGCTCACGATTTTGTCGCGTCCCTTCCCGACGGATACGAGACCGTCATCGGGGAGAGGGGCACCCGGCTGTCGGGAGGAGAGCGGCAGCGTCTTTCCATGGCGAGGGCGATCGTCAAGGATTCACCCATCCTCATCCTGGACGAGGCAACCTCATCCCTGGATACCGAGTCCGAGTACCTCGTCCAGAAGGCCATTGAGAACCTCGTCGTCGGCAGGACAACCCTGATCATCGCCCACAGGATCTCAACGGTAAAGAACGCGGACATGATCGTTGTTATCTCCCAGGGGCGGATTGTTGAATCCGGCAGGCACCACGACCTGATAAAACTGGGCGGCGAATACTCCAGACTCTACTCTCTCCTGGTCGACGATCACCCCCGGTAG
- the lpxD gene encoding UDP-3-O-(3-hydroxymyristoyl)glucosamine N-acyltransferase, with protein sequence MKEITLKEMARILNAELVGDGRVVVTGVRPLDEAMSTDLSFLSNPRYRSSLETTRAGGIIVSPGSITEGKNLLIMDDPYFGFALAMEAFFGEDYIPSGISTQAFIHAGAGIGSDPSIHPFAVVEKGAVVGDRVTLMSGVFVGRDAVIGDDTVLHPHVVVEKEVVIGSRVIIHAGTVVGSDGFGFAREGKRHRKIIQSGIVRIGDDVEIGANCAVDRAVMGETVIGNGCIFDNLIQIAHNVMIGENVILVGQSGIAGSSTLGDNAIIAAQSGVAGHLKIGEGAIVASKTAVLKDVPPGTRVAGIPAVDMGKWRRSVAMIKKLDSMRKRIRALEKMVGHTAGGEAEETE encoded by the coding sequence ATGAAGGAGATCACCTTAAAGGAGATGGCCCGCATCCTCAATGCCGAACTGGTCGGGGACGGGCGGGTTGTAGTCACAGGTGTTCGCCCCCTTGACGAGGCCATGAGCACGGACCTGTCATTTCTTTCCAATCCCAGGTACAGGAGTTCCCTGGAGACAACGCGGGCCGGGGGCATCATCGTCTCACCCGGCAGCATCACAGAGGGTAAGAATCTCCTGATTATGGACGACCCGTATTTTGGATTCGCGCTGGCTATGGAGGCATTTTTTGGCGAGGATTACATCCCGTCCGGCATCAGTACACAGGCCTTCATCCATGCCGGGGCCGGTATCGGATCCGATCCCAGTATCCACCCCTTTGCCGTGGTGGAAAAGGGGGCGGTGGTGGGAGACAGGGTAACCCTGATGTCGGGTGTGTTTGTGGGACGGGATGCCGTTATCGGCGACGACACGGTGCTCCATCCCCACGTGGTTGTGGAAAAAGAGGTCGTAATCGGCAGCCGGGTCATCATTCATGCCGGAACGGTTGTCGGCAGCGATGGGTTCGGGTTCGCCAGGGAGGGCAAACGGCATCGCAAGATTATCCAGTCGGGTATCGTAAGGATAGGTGATGACGTGGAAATCGGGGCCAACTGTGCGGTGGACCGTGCGGTAATGGGCGAAACGGTCATCGGGAATGGTTGTATCTTCGATAACCTGATACAGATTGCACACAACGTCATGATCGGGGAGAATGTTATCCTGGTAGGCCAGTCGGGCATAGCGGGGAGTTCCACGTTGGGGGACAATGCCATCATCGCGGCCCAATCGGGGGTGGCCGGTCACCTTAAAATCGGGGAGGGCGCTATCGTCGCCTCCAAAACCGCCGTGTTAAAGGATGTTCCCCCCGGAACCCGGGTGGCGGGTATTCCTGCTGTTGACATGGGCAAGTGGAGAAGGTCAGTGGCCATGATAAAGAAGCTCGACTCCATGAGGAAGAGGATAAGGGCCCTCGAGAAGATGGTCGGCCATACGGCGGGGGGAGAAGCGGAGGAGACGGAATGA
- the fabZ gene encoding 3-hydroxyacyl-ACP dehydratase FabZ: protein MMDISEIMKILPHRYPFLLIDRIDELKPGKKAVGIKNVTINEGFFQGHFPEHPVMPGVLILESMAQVGGILAFASTADVENLQEEAGRRVVYFMSIDKVKFRRPVVPGDQLRHEVTVLKLKGNVVQIDCKTYVGEQVVAQGEMKAMLVDRD from the coding sequence ATGATGGATATTAGCGAAATAATGAAAATTCTTCCCCATAGATATCCGTTCCTGCTCATTGACAGGATAGATGAGTTGAAACCGGGGAAAAAAGCGGTTGGAATAAAAAATGTGACCATTAATGAGGGATTCTTCCAGGGGCATTTCCCGGAACACCCCGTGATGCCCGGGGTTCTCATACTTGAGTCAATGGCCCAGGTCGGGGGGATTCTGGCCTTTGCATCCACGGCGGATGTCGAAAACCTGCAGGAGGAAGCCGGCCGCCGGGTTGTCTACTTCATGTCCATCGACAAGGTGAAGTTCCGCCGGCCCGTTGTGCCGGGAGACCAGCTGCGGCATGAAGTGACGGTACTGAAGTTAAAGGGGAATGTAGTGCAAATCGACTGCAAGACCTATGTCGGGGAGCAGGTCGTTGCTCAGGGTGAGATGAAGGCGATGCTCGTCGACAGGGATTAG
- a CDS encoding HAD family hydrolase has product MKRHRSAENSSGRPAVLLDRDGTILDEMGYLRDPGSIRFLDGAVEGMRLLQRADYILLVVTNQSGIARGYFQEEDALAVNLRMVLELRAAGVKLDGIYHCPHLPDDRCSCRKPATGMLDRAVDDFDLDPGKCWIVGDAEGDVQMGRNGGLRTVMVLTGKEDKGVISASVPKTADLLEAARFILEARS; this is encoded by the coding sequence GTGAAGCGGCATCGAAGCGCCGAGAACTCCTCCGGCCGGCCGGCCGTTCTTCTGGACAGGGATGGGACCATTCTGGACGAAATGGGCTACCTCCGCGACCCGGGGAGTATCAGGTTTCTCGACGGTGCGGTGGAAGGGATGCGCCTGCTTCAAAGAGCGGACTATATTCTCCTTGTTGTAACCAATCAGTCGGGGATCGCCAGGGGCTACTTCCAGGAGGAGGATGCACTGGCCGTCAACCTTCGCATGGTCCTGGAACTCAGGGCGGCAGGGGTGAAACTGGACGGAATTTATCACTGTCCGCATCTCCCCGACGACCGTTGTTCCTGCAGAAAACCTGCAACCGGGATGCTGGATAGGGCCGTAGATGATTTTGACCTGGACCCGGGAAAATGCTGGATCGTGGGTGATGCGGAAGGGGACGTTCAAATGGGCAGGAACGGCGGTCTTCGCACCGTCATGGTCCTTACGGGAAAGGAGGACAAAGGGGTGATATCAGCATCGGTGCCCAAAACGGCCGATCTGCTGGAAGCAGCCCGGTTTATCCTCGAGGCACGATCCTGA
- the lpxB gene encoding lipid-A-disaccharide synthase has product MRRGIMVVAGEASGDMYGGRLCTSLKEIVPGLELFGVGGDAMAQSGVTLLSHISELSVMGTWDVLKKLGEIRRILNKLKEKLNSDRPSGLIVIDFPGFNLRLAGYARKRGIPVVYYVPPKLWVWGKWRMAALRRSVDMVLAIFPFEEEFYRAGSVPVTFVGNPLVELLGNYDSKEFRSRHNIDRGTKVIALLPGSRTGEVRRLLPLFLESAGLISRRIGGPVRFLLPLAHTVSRSMVEGMAESAPVDVEILDDRSREVLAVSDAAIVASGTATLEAFLLGTPQVVAYRMSPMSHLIGKRVIKIPMISLPNILAGREVVRELLQDQASPEALAGEIINLLDDTPRIDAYRTASRKVMGELKGEGTSRMAARAALEAFDDFAKSHQSAH; this is encoded by the coding sequence GTGAGAAGGGGCATAATGGTGGTCGCCGGGGAGGCTTCAGGCGATATGTACGGGGGTCGCCTCTGCACCTCGCTTAAGGAGATTGTACCTGGTCTTGAGCTTTTTGGGGTCGGCGGTGATGCCATGGCACAGTCCGGCGTCACCCTCCTGTCCCATATCAGCGAGCTGTCCGTCATGGGGACGTGGGATGTTCTGAAAAAACTGGGGGAGATCAGGAGGATTCTCAATAAACTCAAGGAGAAGTTGAACAGCGACCGGCCTTCGGGTCTGATCGTCATCGATTTCCCCGGCTTCAACCTCCGGCTCGCCGGGTATGCCAGGAAACGCGGGATTCCTGTGGTTTACTACGTCCCCCCCAAGCTGTGGGTCTGGGGAAAGTGGAGAATGGCTGCCCTGAGACGAAGTGTTGATATGGTTCTTGCCATCTTCCCCTTTGAAGAGGAATTTTACAGGGCCGGGAGTGTGCCGGTGACCTTCGTGGGTAATCCCCTCGTCGAGCTTCTCGGGAACTATGATTCCAAAGAGTTCCGTTCCCGTCACAATATCGACCGTGGTACGAAGGTGATCGCTCTGTTGCCCGGGAGCCGGACGGGGGAGGTCCGGCGTCTTCTTCCCCTCTTTCTGGAAAGTGCCGGGCTGATCTCTCGGCGCATCGGTGGACCTGTCAGGTTTCTGCTTCCACTCGCCCATACCGTTTCCCGTTCCATGGTGGAAGGGATGGCCGAGAGCGCTCCGGTGGACGTTGAAATCCTCGACGACCGGTCCCGGGAAGTTTTGGCCGTTTCGGATGCCGCGATAGTGGCGTCGGGAACGGCCACCCTCGAGGCGTTCCTGCTGGGAACCCCCCAGGTCGTCGCTTACAGGATGTCCCCTATGAGTCACCTGATCGGAAAGCGGGTGATAAAGATACCCATGATCAGCCTTCCCAACATCCTTGCGGGTAGGGAAGTCGTGCGGGAGCTTCTTCAGGATCAGGCATCGCCCGAGGCGCTTGCCGGGGAGATCATCAACCTCCTTGATGATACCCCCCGAATCGACGCGTATCGAACCGCTTCCAGAAAGGTGATGGGTGAGCTGAAAGGGGAGGGAACCTCCCGCATGGCGGCCAGAGCCGCCCTGGAAGCCTTTGATGACTTCGCAAAAAGTCATCAAAGCGCCCACTGA
- a CDS encoding lysophospholipid acyltransferase family protein translates to MWAKLPEMFAALFIRMFGVIGLLLPRPVLLFVGRGIGEFAYLLAFRRRYLALENIRLALGQEISPEEQRRVAVRSFAHLGMNLMEYFTFPYLNQRKVEGLTRISGEEHLVSALGMGKGVLCITGHMGNWDLLGSALAFRGYPVSLVSKISRSRAVNRVWMDYREAVGVRIFSGDGVMKDILRQLKGGGIVGLVVDQNALRKDGIFVPFFGREACTLTIPAVLARRTGAPVVPIYSFRDGSKLRIVIEAPLESAEIEDMKEDVFQRTLRYSQWTEGVIKQHPEQWTWLHNRWRTRPPQEVSR, encoded by the coding sequence GTGTGGGCGAAGCTTCCGGAGATGTTTGCCGCCCTGTTCATCAGGATGTTCGGCGTAATCGGGCTTCTGCTGCCCCGCCCGGTCCTTCTGTTTGTGGGCAGAGGGATCGGAGAGTTTGCCTACCTTCTTGCTTTCAGAAGGAGGTATCTGGCCCTTGAAAATATCCGGCTGGCCCTGGGACAGGAGATCTCCCCGGAGGAGCAGAGGCGCGTTGCCGTAAGGTCCTTCGCCCACCTGGGGATGAACCTCATGGAGTACTTTACATTCCCTTACCTGAACCAGAGAAAGGTCGAGGGTCTGACCCGAATTTCCGGTGAGGAACACCTCGTGTCCGCCCTCGGGATGGGAAAAGGCGTGCTTTGCATCACGGGCCACATGGGCAACTGGGATCTGCTTGGATCGGCCCTGGCCTTCAGGGGGTACCCGGTTTCCCTGGTGAGCAAGATCTCCAGGAGCAGAGCCGTCAACCGGGTGTGGATGGATTACCGGGAGGCTGTGGGCGTCAGGATCTTTTCCGGGGACGGGGTGATGAAGGATATCCTTAGGCAGTTGAAGGGAGGCGGAATCGTGGGGCTGGTGGTGGACCAGAATGCCTTGAGAAAGGATGGAATATTTGTGCCTTTCTTCGGGAGAGAAGCCTGCACCCTAACCATTCCCGCGGTCCTCGCAAGGCGAACGGGTGCCCCGGTCGTACCGATCTATTCCTTCCGGGACGGTTCGAAACTCAGAATTGTCATTGAAGCGCCCCTCGAATCGGCCGAGATCGAGGACATGAAAGAGGATGTGTTTCAAAGGACCCTCCGTTATTCCCAATGGACAGAGGGTGTGATCAAGCAGCATCCGGAACAGTGGACCTGGCTCCACAACAGGTGGAGGACCAGACCCCCTCAGGAGGTATCAAGGTGA
- a CDS encoding DUF3108 domain-containing protein — MPFPPRPFWLLAAVLALTSPVPYAHSQSAFAPGEKLDFVLKWNGIAAGDSTMSVEKMPPSGGKSLFRIVSTAKSRSLIDIIYPVRNRYESHFDPVSGLPQKYIARMREGGKRSDRVLIFDQKRHIVTRIEKKDGRTKSRIYKILPSTQDTLSSLYVMRNETLRVGDRVGFRVFESRKNYELIVEVLGKEEIKVAAGRFQTLKIHPILKYEGIFRRKGDLFIWITDDSRHIPVLMKSKIAVGSISAELAGYTYGDEADDSPKNEVTR, encoded by the coding sequence ATGCCTTTTCCACCCCGTCCCTTCTGGCTTCTAGCCGCTGTTCTGGCCCTGACCTCTCCGGTCCCTTACGCTCATTCGCAGAGCGCCTTTGCTCCTGGGGAGAAACTTGATTTTGTCCTCAAGTGGAACGGCATAGCCGCGGGAGATTCAACCATGTCGGTGGAAAAGATGCCGCCTTCCGGAGGAAAATCCCTTTTCAGGATTGTTTCCACGGCTAAGTCAAGGTCCCTCATCGACATAATCTACCCTGTCCGCAATCGCTACGAGAGCCACTTCGATCCTGTCTCCGGTCTTCCCCAAAAGTACATTGCCCGCATGCGCGAGGGTGGAAAAAGGTCGGACCGGGTCCTGATATTCGACCAGAAAAGACACATTGTGACCCGCATTGAAAAAAAGGATGGCAGGACAAAGAGCCGGATTTACAAGATCCTCCCGAGCACGCAGGATACCCTCTCCTCTCTTTACGTAATGAGGAACGAAACCCTCAGGGTGGGCGACAGAGTGGGGTTTCGTGTATTCGAGAGCCGAAAGAACTATGAACTTATCGTAGAGGTGCTGGGCAAAGAGGAGATCAAGGTGGCGGCTGGTCGTTTCCAAACGCTCAAAATCCATCCCATCCTGAAATATGAGGGGATCTTTCGCCGCAAGGGAGATCTTTTCATCTGGATCACTGACGACAGCCGCCACATCCCGGTCCTGATGAAGAGCAAGATCGCGGTCGGCAGCATTTCCGCTGAACTGGCCGGATATACCTACGGTGATGAAGCCGATGATTCCCCGAAGAACGAGGTCACCAGGTGA
- a CDS encoding lysophospholipid acyltransferase family protein, producing MTLRRNRKPGRLGFSGWVIPAFGRALIRVLGGTVRVRELGKERLDDLEDRDGVAVLAFFHGRQFLLVSTFLGRRVSIMSSLSRDGELQARALSGLGYRIVRGSASRGGARGLIAMKRLMEQGYHGSFAVDGPKGPIHQVKPGAVYLAKKTGAPVLPLAASANPAFAFQKAWDRYLLPMPFSKGVVIYGEPMRLDGDLGEEAVDRDCKALQSVLEDLQVEADCAVGRV from the coding sequence ATGACCTTGAGGCGAAACAGGAAACCAGGCAGGCTGGGATTCTCCGGCTGGGTCATACCGGCGTTCGGAAGGGCGTTGATCCGTGTTCTGGGTGGCACTGTCCGTGTGAGAGAACTGGGTAAGGAAAGGCTGGATGACCTGGAGGACCGGGACGGCGTTGCTGTCCTGGCCTTTTTTCACGGCAGGCAATTCCTCCTTGTCTCGACCTTTCTGGGACGGCGTGTTTCCATCATGAGCAGCCTCAGCAGGGACGGTGAGCTGCAGGCGCGGGCCCTTTCCGGCCTGGGATACCGTATTGTCAGGGGGTCAGCCTCCAGAGGCGGGGCCAGAGGACTCATCGCCATGAAGAGGCTCATGGAGCAGGGTTACCACGGCTCCTTCGCGGTGGACGGGCCGAAGGGACCGATACACCAGGTCAAACCGGGCGCAGTGTACCTGGCCAAGAAGACCGGTGCCCCGGTGCTGCCGCTGGCCGCTTCAGCCAATCCCGCGTTTGCTTTCCAAAAAGCGTGGGACAGGTATCTTCTCCCCATGCCGTTCAGTAAGGGCGTTGTCATCTACGGGGAGCCCATGCGGCTGGACGGGGACCTGGGAGAGGAGGCGGTTGACAGGGACTGCAAGGCCCTGCAGAGTGTGCTTGAGGACCTCCAGGTGGAGGCGGATTGTGCGGTGGGGAGGGTTTAG
- a CDS encoding Trm112 family protein: MAVDKELLDILACPKCKGDLELEEGGGGLLCRACSLRYRIEDDIPIMLIDEAEKI; this comes from the coding sequence ATGGCTGTGGACAAGGAACTGCTGGACATTCTGGCGTGTCCGAAATGCAAAGGGGACCTGGAACTGGAGGAGGGTGGAGGAGGCCTGCTATGCCGTGCCTGTAGCCTGAGGTACCGCATCGAGGACGACATACCCATTATGCTCATCGACGAGGCGGAAAAGATCTGA
- the lpxA gene encoding acyl-ACP--UDP-N-acetylglucosamine O-acyltransferase: protein MHPGALVHPDAQLDVGVRVGPFSIIGSKVRIGAGTVIGPHALIEGNTTMGKNNRVFQFATLGSDPQDLKYKGEDSRLIIGDGNTFRECCTVHKGTEGGIGETRLGNGILVMAYAHVAHDCVIRDRVIMANGATLAGHIDIEEAAIIGGLAAVHQFCRVGTLAMVAGGSIVVKDVAPYCTVQGNRAEMKGLNLIGLQRRGFSEDTIDAIKSAHRIIFRSGFLFKDGVEKVETEVPTTPEVQHLVDFLRVSERGFIR, encoded by the coding sequence ATCCACCCCGGGGCTTTAGTGCATCCCGACGCTCAACTGGATGTTGGTGTCCGGGTTGGTCCATTTTCCATCATCGGGTCCAAGGTCAGGATCGGCGCCGGTACGGTGATCGGTCCCCATGCCCTCATCGAAGGCAACACCACCATGGGAAAAAACAACAGGGTTTTCCAGTTCGCCACCCTTGGTTCCGACCCTCAGGACCTGAAGTACAAAGGGGAGGATTCACGGCTGATTATCGGCGATGGGAACACTTTTCGGGAATGCTGTACCGTCCACAAGGGAACGGAGGGCGGCATCGGTGAAACGCGTCTGGGAAACGGCATACTGGTGATGGCGTATGCCCATGTCGCCCACGACTGTGTTATCCGTGACAGGGTAATCATGGCCAACGGCGCCACCCTTGCGGGTCACATAGACATTGAAGAGGCGGCCATCATAGGCGGACTGGCGGCCGTTCACCAGTTCTGCCGGGTCGGAACTCTCGCCATGGTCGCCGGCGGCAGCATCGTGGTGAAAGATGTGGCTCCCTATTGCACGGTGCAGGGGAATCGGGCGGAGATGAAGGGGCTTAACCTGATCGGCCTTCAGAGACGGGGGTTTTCCGAGGATACTATCGATGCCATAAAATCCGCCCACCGGATCATCTTCCGATCGGGGTTCCTGTTTAAGGATGGTGTCGAGAAGGTTGAAACGGAGGTCCCAACGACTCCGGAAGTCCAACATCTCGTGGATTTCCTGAGGGTCTCCGAAAGGGGTTTTATCCGTTGA
- the lpxK gene encoding tetraacyldisaccharide 4'-kinase codes for MDRRGGEKFAEDHPWISTLLVPFSIFYGTAVGLNRRLFRWGIRGSRVLPRPVVSVGNISIGGAGKTPLVMWLASRLQERGIKVAILTRGYGGKRSSPGEVVMLHGNEGANIDPLVVGDEPLLMAGRLGDVPIFISSQRYRAGEVALKNGNVDLFILDDGFQHFPLARDLEIVAVDDRRRFGTGRLLPAGVLREPASRLAEADIIVVTKAQAVDAGFEEEIRRHTDADLCWADFRPLGIRAFNGDEILDPVEFEGTKFLTFSGIADAKSFEATAGKISCAIRGNARFKDHHPYGEGDVRALMDMAGKVGADAFLTTEKDAVRWPGRLSGLPCYALVMEPVFLHGEKILMEKVISLVDT; via the coding sequence GTGGACAGGAGAGGCGGCGAAAAATTTGCAGAGGACCACCCGTGGATTTCCACGCTTCTGGTTCCCTTTTCTATCTTTTACGGGACGGCGGTAGGTCTGAACAGGCGGCTGTTCCGTTGGGGGATAAGGGGATCGCGGGTTTTGCCCCGTCCGGTGGTAAGTGTAGGGAATATCTCCATCGGGGGCGCAGGGAAGACACCCCTGGTAATGTGGCTGGCATCCAGGCTTCAGGAAAGGGGAATTAAAGTCGCGATCCTCACCCGGGGATACGGCGGAAAGAGATCGTCCCCCGGAGAGGTAGTGATGCTTCACGGAAATGAGGGTGCCAATATTGACCCCTTAGTGGTTGGGGACGAACCGCTTCTTATGGCCGGACGTCTGGGGGATGTTCCCATTTTCATCTCGTCTCAACGGTACAGGGCCGGTGAGGTTGCCCTGAAGAATGGAAATGTGGATCTTTTCATCCTTGACGATGGTTTTCAGCACTTTCCGCTTGCCAGGGATCTTGAGATCGTTGCCGTGGACGATCGCCGCAGGTTCGGCACCGGCCGTCTTCTGCCGGCCGGTGTGCTGAGGGAACCGGCCTCGAGGCTGGCAGAGGCCGACATCATCGTCGTCACTAAAGCCCAGGCTGTTGACGCGGGTTTTGAGGAAGAGATCCGCCGGCACACCGACGCGGACCTCTGCTGGGCCGATTTCAGGCCTTTGGGAATAAGGGCCTTCAATGGAGACGAAATCCTGGATCCGGTGGAGTTTGAGGGGACGAAATTTCTGACCTTTTCGGGTATAGCCGACGCAAAATCCTTTGAGGCTACGGCCGGTAAGATTTCCTGCGCCATCCGGGGGAACGCCCGTTTCAAGGATCATCATCCTTACGGGGAGGGCGATGTGCGTGCGCTCATGGACATGGCCGGGAAGGTAGGAGCAGATGCCTTCCTGACCACCGAGAAAGACGCTGTTCGATGGCCGGGCCGCCTTTCCGGCCTTCCCTGTTACGCCCTCGTCATGGAACCGGTGTTTCTCCATGGGGAAAAAATTCTCATGGAGAAAGTCATCTCCCTGGTAGACACCTGA